The Terriglobus roseus region GCGCGTTGTCCCTGTGGCGGGGCAGGACAGCATGTTGCTGAATCTAAGCGGAGCGCATGCTCCGTTCTTCACGCGCAACCTGGTTCTGCTGACGGATAGCGCGGGCAATACCGGCGTGGGTGAAGTGCCTGGCGGCGAAGCAATCCGCGAAGTGCTGGAGCAGTCACGCGAAATTGTTGTTGGCAGCAGCATTGCGGCGTATCGGACTACGCTGCAACGTGTGCATGCGGCGTTCGCAGATCGCGATGCAGGTGGACGCGGATTGCAGACGTTCGATCTGCGCGTTGCGATTCATGCTGTGACGGCGGTGGAAGCAGCGCTGTTGGATCTAATGGGTAAGTTTGTGAACCTTCCTGTGGCGGACTTGCTGGGTGAAGGCCGTCAGCGTTCGCAGGTAGAGGTACTGGGGTATCTGTTCTATATCGGCGATCGTGCGAAGACCGATCTTCCTTATCGCAATGAAGATCAGGCTGAAGAAGAATGGTTCCGCCTGCGCAATGAAGAAGCACTGACACCCGAAAGCATTGTGCGTCTGGCAGAGGCCACGTATGCCCGTTATGGCTTTCGCGACTTTAAGCTGAAGGGCGGCGTTCTTGCCGGTGATGATGAAATCGAAGCGGTCACAGCGCTGTCAGATCGTTTCCCGGAAGCGCGCATCACGCTGGACCCGAACGGGGCTTGGTCGTTGAAAGAAGCTGTGCGACTGTGTGGTGGCAAGCATGATGTACTTGCGTATGCCGAAGACCCATGCGGCGCCGAGGAAGGTTTCAGTGGCCGCGAGATCATGGCGGAGTTCCGTAAGGAAACCGGTTTGCCCACCGCCACGAACATGATTGCAACCGACTGGCGCCAGCTTCAACATGCGTTGCAATTGCATTCAGTCGATATTCCGCTCGCCGATCCGCACTTCTGGACGATGGAAGGCTCCGTGCGCGTCGCGCAGACGTGCCGCATGCATGGGCTCACATGGGGCTCGCACTCGAACAATCATTTCGATGTTTCGTTGGCGATGTTCACGCATGTGGCTGCCGCCGCGCCGGGCGATACTACGGCGATTGATACACACTGGATCTGGCAGGACGGGCAACGTCTGACGAAAGAACCACTGCGCATTCAGGATGGTTTACTGACTGTGCCAGAGAAGCCGGGACTAGGTGTCGAAGTGGATATGGAGCAGATAGAACAGGCGCATGCTGCGTATAACCGTTTGCCTGCGGGTGCGCGAAACGATGCGGCCGCAATGCAATACCTGATCCCGAATTGGAAGTTTGACCCGAAGAAGGCGTGCCTTGTTCGTTGATGTTTCAACGTTATAGTGAGAATCGAAATGACCATGGATCCCAAAGCACTTGCGCAAACAGTTGGCTCCGGCCTTCTCTCTTTTCCTGTAACGCACTTCACCGCAGACGGTGATTTCAACGAAGATTCGTATCGCAAACACCTTGCGTGGCTCGGTGAGACGCCGCTGGCTGCACTGTTTGCTGCTGGCGGAACGGGCGAGTATTTCTCGTTAACTCTGGAAGAGTACAGCCGCGTTGTGAGTGCGGCAGTCAGTGAAGTTGCAGGTCACATGCCCATCCTGAGTGGCTGCGGTTACGGCACGCGTACAGCGATCGAGTATGCAAAAGCCGCAGAGAAAGCAGGCGCGCAGGGATTGCTGTTGTTCCCCCCGTATCTCGTTAACGCGGATCAGGATGGTTTGTTTCGCCATGTAAAAGCGATGTGCGACTCCACATCGTTGGGCGTGATCGTCTACAACCGCGACAATGCAATCGCTACAGATGTAACGCTGGCGCGGATGTGCGATGCGTGCCCGAACCTTGTCGGGTTTAAGGATGGCGTGGGCGATCTTGAGTTGATGATGAAGATTTATCTGCGTATGGGCGACCGGCTTACTTACATTGGCGGTTTGCCCACGGCAGAGACGTTTGCGCTGAGCTATCTGGAGATGGGCGTAACAACATATTCATCCGCCATCTTTAACTTCCTGCCCAAGTGGGCTACTACGTTCTATGCGGCGATACGTCGGCGCGATCATGCGTATGTTGCGAAGGAGATGCGCGAATTTGTTGTGCCGTATCTTGCCATTCGGGATCGTCGCAAAGGCTACGCGGTGTCCATTGTGAAGGCGGGTGTGCGTTTGAAGGGGCATGATTGCGGCCCGGTGCGTACGCCGTTAAGTGATCTGACAGAAGAAGAGATGGCAATGCTGGCGAAGCTGCTGGAAGGCCGTTCATAACGTTGCTGCGGGAGAGAAAGATGGCGATCACAGGTTCGATACTTATTGGCAATGAAGAAATCGTCGGCACCGCGGGAACGCAGCGTGCGGTGAATCCAGCAACAAACGCAGAGATGGAGCCTGTGTTTGGCGGCGGCACGTTGGAAGATGTCGACCGCGCCTGCACGCTGGCCGCGCGGGATTTCGACGCATTTCGGAATGCGCCACTGGAAACGCGTGCTCGTTTGCTGGAAACGATTGCCGACAACCTGATGGCGCTTGGCGATGAGTTGATCGAGCGCGCGATGGCAGAGAGTGGATTGCCTCGTCCGCGTCTTGAAGGTGAACGCGGACGCACCTGTGGCCAGCTTCGTTTGTTCGCTTCGTTGGTACGTGAGGGGCGTTTCCTGAATGTCACGGTCGATACGGCTTTGCCTGATCGCCAGCCGTTGCCACGCGCCGATCTGCGCTCGCGCAAAATTCCGGTAGGTCCCGTCGCGGTATTTGGCGCGAGTAATTTTCCGCTGGCGTTTTCTGTTGCTGGCGGCGATACGGCTGCGGCACTCGCTGCGGGATGTCCCGTGATTGCGAAGTCGCATCCATCACACCTTGGAACTTCGGAGCTTGCGGGACGTGCGATTCAGCAGGCGGTAGCAACACTCGGCTTACCTGAAGGTGTGTTCTCGTTGCTCGTAGGCGTGGGCAATGAAGTTGGCGCGGCGTTGGTGCAGCATCCCGCGGTGCAGTCTGTTGCTTTTACCGGATCACGCAGAGGCGGACAGGCGCTGATGGCGCTTGCCGCGGCGCGTCCGCAGCCGGTTCCTGTATTCGCAGAGATGAGCAGCATCAATCCTCTGTTCCTCTTGCCCGCTGCGTTAGAAATACGTGGTGCTGCAATTGCGGCGGGGCTGGTGTCATCTGCAACGTTGGGCGTTGGACAATTCTGCACCAAGCCTGGCTTGATCTTCGGCATAGCAGGACCTGCGTTTGATGCGTTCAAGATCGCGGCGACAGACTGGATCTCTGCGGCCGCTTCCGCAACCATGCTGAACAGTGGCATTCAGCAGGCGTTTGCACATGGCGTAGGGGCACTAGGTAAAGCGAGCGGTGTGAAGAAGCTGGGCGAAGGAGCAGAGGCAACTCACTCCACGGCTGCGCAGCCCACGCTGTTCGAGACAACGGCCTTGGAATTTATTGCGAACCCGAAGTTGTCGGAAGAAGTCTTCGGGCCTGCCGCGCTTGTCATTGAATGCCGCAATGCGGACGAAATGGTTAAGCTTGCGAACCAGTTCGAAGGGCAGCTTACCGCGACGATGCATCTGGAAGCCGAAGACCACGCACTTGCTGCGCGACTGTTGCCGGTGTTGGAGCGCAAGGCGGGGCGCATCGTCGTCAATGGCTTCCCCACAGGCGTTGAGGTGAGTTACGCCATGGTGCATGGTGGCCCGTTCCCATCGACGTCAGACGCGCGTGCAACCAGCGTGGGAGCCATGGCGATTGAGCGTTTCCTGCGGCCCGTCTGCTATCAGGATTTCCCTGCGGAGTTGTTGCCTACGGAGTTGCAGGATGAGCATCTTGCGGAACACGCTCGGCTTGTAGATGGAAAGTTGTACACCGCATGAAACCGTTACGAATACAGCTTCAGCCGGAAGACAACGTAGCCATCGTCGTGAACGAGGGCGGCCTGCCCACGGGCACTGTCTTTGACGATGGACTGACGCTGGTGGAGCATGTCCCGGAAGCGCACAAGGTCGCGCTTGT contains the following coding sequences:
- the kdgD gene encoding 5-dehydro-4-deoxyglucarate dehydratase; protein product: MTMDPKALAQTVGSGLLSFPVTHFTADGDFNEDSYRKHLAWLGETPLAALFAAGGTGEYFSLTLEEYSRVVSAAVSEVAGHMPILSGCGYGTRTAIEYAKAAEKAGAQGLLLFPPYLVNADQDGLFRHVKAMCDSTSLGVIVYNRDNAIATDVTLARMCDACPNLVGFKDGVGDLELMMKIYLRMGDRLTYIGGLPTAETFALSYLEMGVTTYSSAIFNFLPKWATTFYAAIRRRDHAYVAKEMREFVVPYLAIRDRRKGYAVSIVKAGVRLKGHDCGPVRTPLSDLTEEEMAMLAKLLEGRS
- the gudD gene encoding glucarate dehydratase — translated: MSEVKNSPVITEMRVVPVAGQDSMLLNLSGAHAPFFTRNLVLLTDSAGNTGVGEVPGGEAIREVLEQSREIVVGSSIAAYRTTLQRVHAAFADRDAGGRGLQTFDLRVAIHAVTAVEAALLDLMGKFVNLPVADLLGEGRQRSQVEVLGYLFYIGDRAKTDLPYRNEDQAEEEWFRLRNEEALTPESIVRLAEATYARYGFRDFKLKGGVLAGDDEIEAVTALSDRFPEARITLDPNGAWSLKEAVRLCGGKHDVLAYAEDPCGAEEGFSGREIMAEFRKETGLPTATNMIATDWRQLQHALQLHSVDIPLADPHFWTMEGSVRVAQTCRMHGLTWGSHSNNHFDVSLAMFTHVAAAAPGDTTAIDTHWIWQDGQRLTKEPLRIQDGLLTVPEKPGLGVEVDMEQIEQAHAAYNRLPAGARNDAAAMQYLIPNWKFDPKKACLVR
- a CDS encoding aldehyde dehydrogenase (NADP(+)), yielding MAITGSILIGNEEIVGTAGTQRAVNPATNAEMEPVFGGGTLEDVDRACTLAARDFDAFRNAPLETRARLLETIADNLMALGDELIERAMAESGLPRPRLEGERGRTCGQLRLFASLVREGRFLNVTVDTALPDRQPLPRADLRSRKIPVGPVAVFGASNFPLAFSVAGGDTAAALAAGCPVIAKSHPSHLGTSELAGRAIQQAVATLGLPEGVFSLLVGVGNEVGAALVQHPAVQSVAFTGSRRGGQALMALAAARPQPVPVFAEMSSINPLFLLPAALEIRGAAIAAGLVSSATLGVGQFCTKPGLIFGIAGPAFDAFKIAATDWISAAASATMLNSGIQQAFAHGVGALGKASGVKKLGEGAEATHSTAAQPTLFETTALEFIANPKLSEEVFGPAALVIECRNADEMVKLANQFEGQLTATMHLEAEDHALAARLLPVLERKAGRIVVNGFPTGVEVSYAMVHGGPFPSTSDARATSVGAMAIERFLRPVCYQDFPAELLPTELQDEHLAEHARLVDGKLYTA